Below is a genomic region from Spirosoma radiotolerans.
CAGACAACGCTGCCTTTCTGCCGGTTTGTAATGGAACACGACGCTTTTCGGTCGGGTCAGTTCGACACGGGCTTTGTGAGTAAATACTTTACGCCTGATGACCTTATCCCTCCGCCCAATACCACCGAAGAGCAGTTGGCGGTTGTGCTGGCAGCCTGGTTACTGGATAACAATAAGCCGAAACAGAGTGGAACAAATGTTTCGATTAAAGCGAAAGGGAGTAAGTGGAAAACGAATCGGCTTCAATAGCTATGGGAGACAGTTCAAAAACCAACTTTTTTCGTTTCCTGACGCTCTCCTGACACCGTTTGCTCATCAAGGTTAAAGATATCAGCCAGAGTCATGGGTTGGTCGGTTCGGTACTCTACACCGAGCTGAGCGAGCAGACTGTTGGCTTTGGCCGGCATCAGTTTCCCAAACGCATAATCGACCATCAGGCGTCCCTTCCGAAGTAAGGCCTTGTCTAATAGATGTTTACTGGCGTTGAACGTTGCAATAACCTGAATGTGCATGCAATCGGCCAGCAGACCGTCAGTCAGGTTCAGAATATTCGAGACACTGTTGGTATCTCCTCCCGCTTCGCGCGACTGGAGTATCCGCTCGGCATCTTCAATAATGAGTACCGACTCTTTGTTTTCCAGCAAAAACGGAATGATCTCGGGTGAGGTCAGGTAGTTCGTCATGTAAGGAGGCAGGATGAGCATATCCTTTTTAACCAGCGAACTCAGGTGTTTGATATAGGTCGTTTTACCGGTGCCGGGTTCGCCATGGAGCAGGATCAGGCCTTTACTTTTGGGTTGCGCCAATAAGCTGACCAACCGCTCATGAACGGCCGGAAAGTCATCGTTGTAATGAAGATCAAGGTCTATCTTGGGAGGCAGAATCTCGACCCGTTCCGTGTGCAGCCCGCCCAATCCACTCTGAATCAGATAAATGTGTGTCTGATTGTCTTCATGGACGTATTTGTGCTCCTGAAGCCCGTCCATCAGCACTTTGGCCGATGCTTCATCGCGGTAGTAGCCATAAAGCCGAAAGAAACGATCGCCTACATATTCGGCCTTCAGAATCATCCCATCCTCATGCTGGTAAATCCGCTCAATCACATGCCAGCCTTCATCGTTCACGCGTGTTGAACTGTTTACCAGCGTAAAGCCACGGCTATCCAGCAATTGCTGGGCCGAGGGCTTAAAATCATCGTTGAAGTGAAGGTAATTCGGATAGCTACCGAACGTTTGGACGTAATGGGGCGCCAGTGGAAACTCACGGTCGAGATCGCTGGGAATATACAAATTTTGAATGGTGGTTTGGTTAGGCATACGACTGTTGGCCGACAAATAGCGCAACATATCGGCCCTGGAAACCTCGTTGTAGGATTTCAATCAGGCGCAGCGTTACGTTTATCTGGGTACGAAGGTATCGAAATTTCTATTATGGATTGAGGACGAGGCCGGTCACTCAATTAATACGTGAATTTAAGGCCATTGGGCGAAAAACGAAGCATAATTTCATGGACGCTTTTTTGATCGTACTGCATGGCATTCGGGCTTTCGGGCGTTTGCGAGTTGAATGTATACGCTAACCGGATGGCTTTCGTTAGCTGGTATTCGACAAAGGCCTGCAGGTAGTTGGTCTGAACAATCCCAGGGCTGTTTTGCCGATACGATAGCCCTAAGCCCACTTCTTCATTGAACCAGGCCCGCAGGTTTACGTCCACCCCAAGCGGGCGGTCCGCAATTTTCGAAACAAGGATGGACGGAATCAGCACGGTAGTTTCGGCAACCTCAATGGGCACACCCGCCTGGAACATAACTGGCCGAACACTTTTATAGATATAGCGGCCGGTTGCATCCGTTATTTGTCCGCCTAATTCGGGGGCGGAGACACCCGCGAAAAAGCGATCCGACTGGTAATAGACGCCTACACCCAGGCTGGCAACGGCCCGGTTGATACTCGCAGCCGTCGTAACATCATAAATGGGCAGTACATTGACGCCCCCCTGAAAGCCAATGGATAGTTTAGCCAATGCAGGCATGTTGAAGCGATACGCCACGCTCCCATAGGCGCCCGTTGTCGCAAACAGGCCCATCCGGTCGTTTAACGCCTGAAATCCCAATCCAATTCGACCGTTAGCAACGGCTCCGTCGGCCGACACGCTCTGTGTTATTGGTGCATAGCGAACGCTAATCCATTTGCGCCGAAGAAAAGCCGATAATTGAAAGGACTCCCGGCTACCAGCATAAGCTGGATTGATGCTCAGCGGATTTAACAGGTACTGCGAATAAAGGACTTCTTTCTGGGCCTGAACATGTTGGCTGATGAACAGAATTAGACTGCTTACCAGCATGCAACTAACTAAAGGGTAGTGAGTAAAACGCATAGGGACGTCGAATAAGCAATCAATTTGCAGGAGTTACTACTAAAAACCTAAAACGCCGGGTATCCTATTTACGTACAGGATGCCCGGCGTTTACTAGCTGGCTGGTACTATAGCCCCTACCCCGGCTTTAAATCCCTGATTACTAAGAGGTAGCTACATAAGTCAGGAGCGTGTACCCAGACCTTATAATTTCATTATTTTTATTTCCGTCCGACGGTTTTGCTGGTGATCCTCTTCCGGACAGTTTACGCCGTCTTTGCATTTGTTCAGCAATTCCGTTTCGCCATAGCCTTTGGCCACTAAACGTTTCGACGTAATACCTTTCGACTTCAGATACCCCACTGCCGCCTTAGCCCTATTGCTCGATAAAGTTTTGTTATAGGCCGCCGTAGCCCGACTATCGGTGTGCGACCGCATTTCAATGGTCATATTCGGGTACTTCGCTAACAGGGCCACTACCTTATCTAACTCAGCAGCGGCATCCGGTCGAATAGTGGACTTATTTCGATCGTAGTAAATATTGTCGATTTTAATGACGTCCCCTTTCTTGAACATCGTTAGGTCGGCAACACCCGTCCCATCTTTAGCAACATGCCCGCCAATGGTTCCCATATTGTCTTTCATGGCTTCGAGCGAGTAGTCGCAGCCGGGCTGCACCGGGAATTCATAGCTACCATCAGGGCCGGTAATGGCTTCCTGAGTAGTACCATCACAGCCATTTACCAACACAACTTTTACACCGGCAATGGGCAATTTGTCGGTTTGAGTCGTTACATGGCCTCGCAGGGTTGTCGTCGTTGGTTTATCAGAAGCTTTCGGTTTATCCAGCAGAATTTCCAGACGTGATGGCTGGTCATCAGAAAGGTCTTTGGTAGAAAACCCAACTTTGTTGTCCATGTATCCCTCGTGGGTAGCAAGAAATTTAAAATCGCTATCAACATTAAGGCAAATTTTCACCAGCCCATCCGCATCGGTCTTCAGGTTTTTCTGCTTATCGTTAAGCGGATTGTCCATGACAATGCCGGTATTGGCCAAGGGTTCTCTGGAAGTAGCATCCACGACACTTACGGTCAGTTCGCGGCACGGATACAGAGATCCTTCGCGGGTAAATCGGTACACATCATCGTCGGCCCCACCGTGCTTGCGGTTGCTACTGAAATAACCCGCATTCCGATCGCCATCGGTAACAATGCCAAAATCATCCTGGGGAGAATTGATTGGCTCGCCCAAATTGCGAACAACCTGGCCTTGCAGGCCATCGTCCGACAGTTGTGCGTAAAAAATATCCAGACCACCTAATCCGGCACGTCCGTCCGATGAGAAATAAATATTTCCTTTTTCGTCGGCAAATGGGAAAAGCTCATTTCCCTTTGAGTTGACTTCTTTACCGAGGTTTACGGGCTCCCCCCATTTTCCACTTGTCCATTTGGACACATAAATGTCCGTGCCACCAAACCCGCCGGGCCGGTCAGACGAAAAATATAGCAGTTGATCCGGTTCACCATTGCGTTTTTTTGCCAGGGCAGGGTGCCCCGTCGAATACTCGTCACTATTGAACGGTAGTTCTTCTGCCTTGCTCCAAACGCCATTTGTTTGGGTAGCGGTATACAGCTTTAGCTTATTTATGCCGTCGGAACTCTGACGATAATGGCCTTCATTGAAGTTGTTTCGCGTAAAAATAACCCGGGAGCCATCGCTGCTGAACGTAGCGGGACCTTCGTGATACTTGGTGTTCAATGTCCGGCTAAACTTGTCGGATTCGCTAATCGGCTGGTCTTCGTAGCCCATACTGATGTTGGTACCGCCGTAGAAACCAACTGTACGCGTATCGTTGGCGGTTGGGGCGGTAAAATCATCACTACCCAGCGGCCGGATCAAACGCGTTTGTGCCCGTTTTGCCGATGAAGCACTACTGCCGCCCAGGCTGGACGTCTTTGACGACCGTAATGTTTTGAGATCCGGCAGGTAATACAAGTCCAGAAATGGGGTGTTATTCCATTTAAACACACGCTTCACGCCATTCCCTCCGTTACCCGCTGAAACGAATACCAAGCCATCTTTATAGATTATCGGGCTAAATTCGGCCTTGCGGGTATTCATGCTTAAAAATTCGACCTTGTAGCTGCCTGCATTTCGGGTGAGGGCGCCCACGTCACTATAGAGCCTCGAGAACGACAAACTGCGCTTATCGCTCGATTGCACGCTACCGTATTTATCATAAGCCTCCTGCGCTTCATGGTATTTGCCGTTACTAGCCAGAGACTGTGCATAAAATAAATAGCACTTGTTGTAATCGGCCGGCAACGCACCGCTATTGATCAACTCACGATATACCCGCTCAGCATTCTGCATATCACGCGTTTGCTGATAGCTATAGGCTAATTTAGCTCTTGCATTCCGGCGTTCATCGTCAGTTAAGCTGGTAGGTTTGGCGAGCGCCTGTTCATACAGTTCAATCGCCTGCGCGTAGGCCAATTGATCGAATTGATGATCAGCCTTTTTAGTGAGCGATTGGGCCAACAATGGGGAGATCGCTAGCCAGAAAAGCACTAGAATAGGAAGAATACGTGTCATATACGATGAAAATTGGGAAGCAGCAAAAACAGAAAAGGTATATCCTCACTATACAGGAGTCTATACCTTTTCGATAAGCAAATACTGAGCCGAATTTAGAAATACCTCGGCGTCAGGATACGATTCTTACCAAAGCCAAGTTCGTAACGAATCATAATTTCGTGCGAACTTGGTGCGACACTTTGCAGGTTACTCATGGTGCGATCATAGGCATAGCCAAACCGGAACTGATCGGTCAACTGAATCTCCAAAAGACCTACAACTGCGTCAGTCGTGTACTTAGTCCAGGATGAAAACTGATTCCGGCGAATCGATGCTCCCAGTGCAATACGGTCAGCAAACCAGAAATTAATATTCGCATCAAATCCAAGCGGTGCGTTCTCCGCATACTTAACCAGAAACGATGGTTTCATCTTGACCACCGGGCTGATTCCCACGACGAAACCAGCCGCTAAATACGCCTGACGGGCCTGTACGGATCGCAGATCGCCGACGTTGTATTCACTCAACTTGTTTTTGATCAGGCGGGGCACCGAAATGCTCAGATAGGTCCGGTCGTTACTCAGGTAAATACCTGTACCAAAGTTCGGCAGGATCTTCGAGATATTACTGGCAAACGCCGGGTCAACCTGCCCATCGGGCGACGTTTTCACCTCCGTTAAATTAGCCTGATAGCTGGATGCACCCGCTTGCAGGCCCAACGCCAGTGTACTCTTGGCACCGACTTTAATGCGGAATGCGTAAGAAGCAAAAGCGCCTGTTTCCTGGATAACACCAGCTTTATCGCCGTACAGTTGTAAACCGACACCAACGCGCTCATTATTGAGAGGCATATCGGCCGTAAACGTCGCCGTTTGCGGAGCGCCAGGCAGCCCAGCCCATTGATTCCGATAAAGGGCTGACATGCTCAGCACGTCGCGACTGCCGGCATAAGCCGGGTTAAGGGCCATCATGTTGAACATGTACTGCGAGAACATCTTGTCCTGCTGTGCCCGGACCTGGCTGCTACCGACCCCGAGGATCAGTAGCAGCGCGACTGCCGAATGTTTTATTGAAAACTTGTTTGACATCGGTATTAGCGGTTAATCGTCATGTATCGTACAAACTTGCGTCCGTCGCTGGTATTAATCACGTAGTAGTACGTTCCATCCGGCACTCCATTCGCATCCGAGCTGATGGAGATACCCTGATTTGGCTTACCGTCCCAATCATTGTGGTACTCGTCGTTTTTATAGACCAGGTGCCCCCAACGGTTGTATACTTCCAGGCTGACGGTCAGCCCGGCTGTGCCCCGAATGACGAACAGGTCGTTGACACCATCCCCGTTTGGCGAGAAGCCTTCCGGAATGAAGATCGACAGGAACGTTTGTGGCAAGTTCAGCGGAGTAGCCTCGCGCTCGTTCGAATCCGTTGGGTTATTATTGCCATTCAGATCAGGATTCAACCCGCTCGTCGACACGTCGCTTACCTTACCTGATTTCGCCACTCCTTCAGCGTAGGCCGAGTTCAGGAAGGTAGTCGTGCTACCATTGCTAGCCACATTGACAACCATCTGAAGCGTATCTACCTTACCCGCAGCTAACGTACTGGTGCTGTCGCCAAGAACCAGTACAGGGTCAGAACCGCCATTATAATTCGGGTTCAGCTTCAGCGCACTACCGGTAGAAGTTGTGAAAGGTGCTTTCACCAGGCTGAAGGTCGAGCCAGTCTGGCTATTGAAGACCTTCGATAGTGTGTCGCTAATACTCACATTCTTCAGATTCTCCGAACCGTAGTTTTTCACCACAATCTGGTAGGTAACATTGAAGCTACCATCCGTTTGCCGAACCGTATCCCGGATGCTCATTGCCAGACCAATGTACGATGAGGTCGAGAGGCTATTCAGCGAAACCGGTGTTGGCGTGCTGTTGTTGCGTGGGTCAAGGTCATTGTCCGGATCATTGTTGATACCAGCCGTTGACATATCGTTTACAACATCGTTCGTTGGCGTTAAGGCGGTTGCATCGGCAATGTTAAAGAATGTCAGCGAATCGGCATTCTTCACATTTACGCGAACCGTGAAGCTTAGCATGCTCTTGGCGCCTACGGCTAGCGTACTCATCGAATCGACCAGCATTTTAGTAACCAACCCTTGTCCTGTGTAGAGCGAATCGACGGCGAGGTTGCCGGTGCTCGTCACTTTAACGCGGTTGCTTACAATTAGCGCACCATGCCCAAACGCCTGAGACAGGTTGTCCACTACCTGCACCTTCTTCAGTGGTACAGTTCCCATGTTGCTCAGCGTAATGGTGTACGGGATATCATAGATACCTTCTTCAACCAGTGTTGGTGTCCCAACGGATTTAGCTACACCCAGCAATCCTTTTGGCAGATCGAAGCGAACCGTTGTTGAAACAGAACCAGCAGGAGCCGGGTCAATTCCGTTGTTCGAGATGTCTTTAACCACCTGACTCGAATCAGCCGTATGACCAACCACTGTAGCACTAGAGTAGAACGGACCATTGTTTCCGTTCGGTCTGACATTTACCGTGATCAACACTGTATCCTGAACACCTGCCGCTAATTGGCTGGCACTTGTCAGAATGTTCGGTTGCGTGTTCCCGTTGAATCCAGCATTGGCGACTAACGTACTACCAGCACCAACGACAGGGGCACCAACAACGCTGTAAGACGCTGGTGAAGCAAACGCCCGAACCAGGCTATCTGTCAGCACGACTCCTTTCAGATCGACATCACCAAAGTTCTTAAGCGTTGCTTTGTAGGTAATGTTGTACGAACTGTCGGGCAACGACTCTACTTTGACAACCGCCAGTGCCAGTCCAAGGCTTGGAGACTGGGTTGGCTGGGCGCCTAACGTGAAGGTTGAGAAGCCCATGTTATTGGTCGGATCGCCGTCATTATCGGGATCAGTATCACCACCATTGGTCGACATGTCCGTTACCAGCGTCAGACTGTTCATAGCCGATGCATTGGCTATATTCTTGAACGTCATGGTTGTATCGCCAGCCTTGCGTTTTACTATCACATCCAGTCTGAAGGTCTGCGAAGCACCGGGCAAAATCGTGCTCAATGTATCGAGTAGATGGAAGTTCGGTACCAGCCCGGTAAAGGCAGGGTTCGCTTTCAGAGTGGAGCCAGTCGCCAGCGTTACTTTCGCCGATTGGATCTGATTGGGTGCAAACGCATAGGCCAGATCATCCGTCACCTTGACATTGTGCAGGGTGTCATCGCCAAAGTTCGTTGCCAGGAAGCTATACGAAACCTTGATGAGTGAATCGCCTACCGCCACTGGCTGACCCAGTACCGCTTTCGCTAAACCGATCTGGCTGGCGCGGTGTGTCGATGTATCTCTCACCGTTACGCTCGATGTGTTGTTCGCCAGGTTGGTGTCTTTATTGTCGAGGTACGTAATCTCGGCTTTGTTCACCACTTGTTCTCCTTTGATCGTCACGCGGGCAGCAAAGACGATCTGTTCAGACTGTCCGGCTTTCAGGCTATCAATCCGTTTGGTGATCACACCGTTCGATACTTTATAGCTGGCTTGTGAAGCTGGCAGTAACTCCAGTCCTTTCGGTAGAATATCCCGAACATCGATGTTGTGAGCCGTGTGTGGTCCTGCGTTGCTTACCGTAATGGTATACGTGACAGGAGCCCCATTTTTCACAAAGGCCGTGCTGGCTAGTTTAGCAATGCTCACGTCGGTGGCCAGTGTATCGGTAGCGCAGTTGAAGACTTTCACAACTACTTTAACCGGTGCACTTAAACAACCCGAGGCACTCCGCTCAACGATCCAGTAGCTGCCTTCGCAAACCGAGTCTGGCCGGATAACGATGTTCGAGGTATTGCACTCGCAAATCCGATAAATGTAGGAACTACCTGCCGTCGTCGTCGACAACGCTTTCGTTAAGTCGACGATTTTAGACGGGCACTCATTCCGCAGGTTAGACACAATTGGTGTCTTAACCGGTTCAGCAACATTTACCGTTACAGGCTCCGATTTGACCGAGCTACAGCCTTTCGGGTCAAATAACTGAACATCATACACCCCGCTTGTTTTCACGACGATGGATGGTGTCGTTGCATTATTGCTCCATTTGTATCCCGAAGCACCAGCCGGTGCTTTCAGGGTTACAGAGTCACCAAAGCAAAGTTTAGTGCCACCCACTACCGTGATTACGGGTACAGATTTGATACCGTCAATTGTCAACAACATATCGTCTTTGGCAACCGGGCAGGCTGCGTTGTTGGTGCTTACCGACAGTGTCAGGGTTACTTTACCCGACAGGATGTCTTCCGTACTAGCCGTGTAGACGGCGTTCAACGCATATGAGTTATCGAAAGACCCGCTACCACTAGTAGTCCAGTGAGCGGTTTTACCCGCGCCACCCATGGAACCATTCAACTGATATGTTTTCGTTGCACAAACGCTGGCGTCTGCACCCGCATTTGCTGTCGCCGGATTCTGCGTATCGCAAGGCGTTGGTTCATTACAGGTGTTAATCTGCACATGAATCGCAACGGGCAGGCTCAAACAGCCATTGACCGTTTTCTCAACCACGTAATACGTTCCTGTACCGACCGCTGCAGGGTTAGCCACTTTCGAAGCACTGCTCAGCGTAGCATCCGTGTAGTATTCAAATACACCACCGGTTGTTGCGGCTTTGCTGGTCACTGCGGTAGCCAGATCGACGGTTACGAACGGGCAGGCATTCGTTTTATCGACCACTACGGGTTGCGGTACTTTCGGCAACACCGTTACGGCGATCGCGTTCGATGGAGCACTCTTACACTGGTTCGAGTTGCAGCACTGTGCCGTGATGGTCGTGGAGCTGGCCAGGGACACTGTGATCGATGAGCCAACCTGATTGTTCGACCAGGTCACGTAACTGTTTGGCGAGCAACCTTGAGCAACCAGGGTCACTGGTGTACCGAAGCAAGTTGTCGTGCTGGCGGTTGACCCAATGATGGAGATTGTTGGAGCGGCCGGAACACCAACCTTAATGGTCGTGTAGGCAGACCATTCACCTTCACATTCGCCCACTTTGCACTTCACGCGGTAGCTCACATCGGCCGTTGGAGTTATTGTGAGCGTACTGCCAACGGTCTTATTGTCGGACCAGATGTATGTACCTCCTACACAGCCTGTTGCCGTCAACGATACCGTTTCGCTTACGCAAACAGCCGGTGAGTTACTCACAATGATTGGGATAGCCAGCGCACCTAGCGTAATGTGCACGCTTGCCGATGGTACACTTGTGCACCCATCAACTGTACAGGTAGCCGTCAGCGTCTTGTCGCTGTAAATCGCTTTCGAGTAGGTAGTTCCTACTGTACCGTCAGACCAGTTTACGGTACCACCGGTACAACCCGTAGCGGTCAGCGATACCAGACCACCGTTGCAAACCGTGAGGGATGGGCCACTCGATAACGTTGGCGGGTTAACTACGCTCACCTTCACCTTGGCGCCCGCTACATCCAGGCTGGCACACTTGGTACCAATCAGTTGCAGCACATCCGTAGCTGTGGTAATGCCTGGTTTGACGACCGACAGATCAAGGTAGTTCTTATCCGTTGCGTTGGCATTGTAGACCAGTGTATGGATGGTGTAGTCTGCCGCAGTTGATGGGACAACAAACTGTGGTGTCGAGCTGGTTTGCTGAACAATTTTCTCAGCTCCTTTCGTCAACACATACAGAATAGAGTAACCCGCTGGCTGTACTAAACCGCCATTTAGGGAAGCCCCAATCGTTACTGTTGTGCTGGATCCTCCGCACACCGTTGGATTCACGGCAACCAGCGTTCCGGCTTTAGCCGAGCAGTCGCCGGGGTTAACGATAATCGTTATTGACGGATCGCTCAGACATTCTCGGAACTGACACTGTGCGTAATAAGTCTGCGTACCTTCTGGCCGCACGACGATAGACGTACCTTTGTTGTTCCCGTTAATGTCATTGGCTGACCAGATCACGGTACCGGCGCAACCAGATGCCGACAGGGTAACCGTGCTGCCTGGCTCAACAACCGTAGCCGAAGCGGTAATGGTTGGGGCAGCTACTGGAATTACCGTAATGGTGTAGGGCTGCGTACTTGCGCTTTTGCAGACACCATCCTGACAATATACAGTATAGCCAGTGGTTACCGTTGGGGACACAATGATACTGGTTGTGGTTTCACCTGTACTCCAGTAAGGCGTACCCTGGCAGTCCTTCACCGACAGCTTCACGTGTTCACCCGGACAGATCGTATCCGCACTACACAAGCAACGAACGATGGATGGCGTTGGTGTTGGCGTCACGTTTACGTTGATCACATTCGACTTCCCGGTCCCGCACTGGGTGCCAACCTGGCAAAGTGCGTAGAACTCGTGGTTGGTCGGTGTTGCCGTTACCGAAACTACCGATCCCGTCTGGCCGTCAGACCATTTCACGGTACCACCGGTACAACCCGTAGCGGTCAGCGATACCAGACCACCGTTGCAGACGGCTAAGGTAGAAGCCGTGACAACCGGTGCTGGAGACGTAGACGAGCTAACGCTTACACGAACCTTGTTCGAGGCTTCGCTTTCACAAGTACCCTGCTTACAGGTTGCATAGTATTCGACCGTACTCGTTGGGTAAATGTCGATGCTCGCACCGATTTTATCAACCCCATGCCACTGCACCGTGCCAGCGCAGCCTTTTGCGGTGAGGGTTAATTTATTGCCACTACAGAGTGTTGTGCTGCTTGCCGAAATAATCGGGGTTGCTGGTGTCACTACGGTGATGTTTACCGTATTTGACTGAGCGCTCAGGCAAGTGCGGTATTTACACTGCGCGAAGTAGCTGATGTTAGCCATCGGATATACCGTGATGCTCGGACCCGTTTGGCCATTTACGTTCCAGACAACCGTTCCGTTACAATCAGCCGCCGTTAAGGTAACTGCGCCCTTTGCACAGATCGTATCAGCGCTGGCGGTTACCGTTGGGATAACTGGCGCCACAATGTTGATCGTATATATGGCTGACGACTTACTTACACAAGCACCATTCTTACAATATACCGAGTAGGTGTTGTTGCCAATGGTTGGCGTCACAACAATACTGCTCGTCGTAGCGGTTGTGCTATTCCAGACGGGCGTTCCAACACAATTTTCAACCGTTAGTGTCAGCGTTTCGCCTGGGCAAACAACGCTTGTACTACAAACGATCGTCGGTGTCGGGATATCCG
It encodes:
- a CDS encoding T9SS C-terminal target domain-containing protein, coding for MSLSLGKGACSVLSLLMLWLVSSSSQAQTPTINLSLHNAISSQAPKIGDVVTYTIIVANAPGSITATSVSVKEELPSGGVAYVPGSASVVRGAGTYDANTGIWNTPLIVPGDSAVLTLKATVQQQGVWFNKAEVVAAGQTDSNSIPNNQSLTEDDYDAVCFSVPILWYPGDEYTVTIPSGYDQIVWYRNDVPISTSAVSTSLAEVNSDLSLTIKSTGTYRFVTYRTGCPATNCCDIQVIQGPYGSLGDYVFNDVNKDGAQSAGEPGIDGVKVYLYDQLGTTKLDSTITAGGGKYLFDSLTDGSYVVRFIAPTNYQSTTANAAGVPDDLDSDAGVGGFTGVYTIDTSQPTSSTARNNPTVDAGFYIPSASLGDFVFVDTNKNGIQDGGEPGIPGVVVVLLNGTNTPIASTTTNSSGIYSFTGLTPGVPYSVSFVTPTGYVSTSALVGGNDAKDSDANPATGQTRSVTLAAGENNPNLDAGFYLPSAGLGDFVFIDLNKNGIQDSGEPGLGNVLVTLYVNGATSLTTTTNSSGFYSFTGLTAGSSNNYSVGFTAPANYTATLANAGSDDTKDSDADPITGKTQSVTLANGEFNPTLDAGFYIPSASLGDFVFVDTNKNGIQDGGEPGIPGVVVVLLNGTNTPIASTTTNSSGIYSFTGLTPGVPYSVSFVTPTGYVSTSALVGGNDAKDSDANPATGQTRSVTLAAGENNPNLDAGFYPSCPTDFSVVVSNDATICNGDTTQLIASTPVPGAKICWYLTPTDGTAFATVDTGVPVSVHPTMTTTYYVEVTTEGGCKSARKPVTITVTTVPTPTILVNVQNTCPATTVDLTKINVSNSATGITYEWYTSINRSTSTRVTNLTAVGAGQYYLFAKSGNCYSSPAVLTVGIVDCNCQNVAGVNVGPGVTVCAGDVIPVKAVLSGSATSVIWATNGTGTFGNPTSLTTTYTPSTADITTGNVLLTATTNDPDGPGGICQSAASSLIAKINARPAAPVNVACDDTLVCQGSSTKLIGFAPGAKINWYDQDGKLIGTTQSGGKLVVTPTKAGAVVYYAESFTDAGCVSTRTSLTISVGTCLADLAVVKTVVTPGPYSIGQKITYAITATNNGPITATSVNISDVLPTSLTYVSSTPAGQYNPATGIWTIGTMTNGSNRNLLIEATVVKAGSIKNTAIIYSPDNDPKYPQNDTSSVTIDVNTCVVQPPTILCAISEICKGGTTTLSATGCADGIVKWSDGKTGLTIFSTPAMTTTYTAVCVVGNCVSAASNPITVVVLDPKTPTITASADNVCPGTSVTLTASGCEGGVIEWSDKAQTGTSIVVTPYGKTTYTAQCRQGSCLSSPATKTINIATDIPTPTIVCSTSVVCPGETLTLTVENCVGTPVWNSTTATTSSIVVTPTIGNNTYSVYCKNGACVSKSSAIYTINIVAPVIPTVTASADTICAKGAVTLTAADCNGTVVWNVNGQTGPSITVYPMANISYFAQCKYRTCLSAQSNTVNITVVTPATPIISASSTTLCSGNKLTLTAKGCAGTVQWHGVDKIGASIDIYPTSTVEYYATCKQGTCESEASNKVRVSVSSSTSPAPVVTASTLAVCNGGLVSLTATGCTGGTVKWSDGQTGSVVSVTATPTNHEFYALCQVGTQCGTGKSNVINVNVTPTPTPSIVRCLCSADTICPGEHVKLSVKDCQGTPYWSTGETTTSIIVSPTVTTGYTVYCQDGVCKSASTQPYTITVIPVAAPTITASATVVEPGSTVTLSASGCAGTVIWSANDINGNNKGTSIVVRPEGTQTYYAQCQFRECLSDPSITIIVNPGDCSAKAGTLVAVNPTVCGGSSTTVTIGASLNGGLVQPAGYSILYVLTKGAEKIVQQTSSTPQFVVPSTAADYTIHTLVYNANATDKNYLDLSVVKPGITTATDVLQLIGTKCASLDVAGAKVKVSVVNPPTLSSGPSLTVCNGGLVSLTATGCTGGTVNWSDGTVGTTYSKAIYSDKTLTATCTVDGCTSVPSASVHITLGALAIPIIVSNSPAVCVSETVSLTATGCVGGTYIWSDNKTVGSTLTITPTADVSYRVKCKVGECEGEWSAYTTIKVGVPAAPTISIIGSTASTTTCFGTPVTLVAQGCSPNSYVTWSNNQVGSSITVSLASSTTITAQCCNSNQCKSAPSNAIAVTVLPKVPQPVVVDKTNACPFVTVDLATAVTSKAATTGGVFEYYTDATLSSASKVANPAAVGTGTYYVVEKTVNGCLSLPVAIHVQINTCNEPTPCDTQNPATANAGADASVCATKTYQLNGSMGGAGKTAHWTTSGSGSFDNSYALNAVYTASTEDILSGKVTLTLSVSTNNAACPVAKDDMLLTIDGIKSVPVITVVGGTKLCFGDSVTLKAPAGASGYKWSNNATTPSIVVKTSGVYDVQLFDPKGCSSVKSEPVTVNVAEPVKTPIVSNLRNECPSKIVDLTKALSTTTAGSSYIYRICECNTSNIVIRPDSVCEGSYWIVERSASGCLSAPVKVVVKVFNCATDTLATDVSIAKLASTAFVKNGAPVTYTITVSNAGPHTAHNIDVRDILPKGLELLPASQASYKVSNGVITKRIDSLKAGQSEQIVFAARVTIKGEQVVNKAEITYLDNKDTNLANNTSSVTVRDTSTHRASQIGLAKAVLGQPVAVGDSLIKVSYSFLATNFGDDTLHNVKVTDDLAYAFAPNQIQSAKVTLATGSTLKANPAFTGLVPNFHLLDTLSTILPGASQTFRLDVIVKRKAGDTTMTFKNIANASAMNSLTLVTDMSTNGGDTDPDNDGDPTNNMGFSTFTLGAQPTQSPSLGLALAVVKVESLPDSSYNITYKATLKNFGDVDLKGVVLTDSLVRAFASPASYSVVGAPVVGAGSTLVANAGFNGNTQPNILTSASQLAAGVQDTVLITVNVRPNGNNGPFYSSATVVGHTADSSQVVKDISNNGIDPAPAGSVSTTVRFDLPKGLLGVAKSVGTPTLVEEGIYDIPYTITLSNMGTVPLKKVQVVDNLSQAFGHGALIVSNRVKVTSTGNLAVDSLYTGQGLVTKMLVDSMSTLAVGAKSMLSFTVRVNVKNADSLTFFNIADATALTPTNDVVNDMSTAGINNDPDNDLDPRNNSTPTPVSLNSLSTSSYIGLAMSIRDTVRQTDGSFNVTYQIVVKNYGSENLKNVSISDTLSKVFNSQTGSTFSLVKAPFTTSTGSALKLNPNYNGGSDPVLVLGDSTSTLAAGKVDTLQMVVNVASNGSTTTFLNSAYAEGVAKSGKVSDVSTSGLNPDLNGNNNPTDSNEREATPLNLPQTFLSIFIPEGFSPNGDGVNDLFVIRGTAGLTVSLEVYNRWGHLVYKNDEYHNDWDGKPNQGISISSDANGVPDGTYYYVINTSDGRKFVRYMTINR